A single region of the Paramicrobacterium fandaimingii genome encodes:
- a CDS encoding DUF4191 domain-containing protein: MARESKRAKSSKEPGRLKQMWQVFQMTRRYDSMAQWWMLLGLVIGVAAGVLLGVFLAGGNVFMMIMWILSGLLAGLLSAMIILGRRAEKAAYSQISGQAGAVGAVFKSSLPRGWAGSEMPVNVNGRTQDAIYRAVGRGGVALVAEGPESRTKRMLDDERRKVKRVLPNVPISVFQVGPDEGSIPLYRLSKSMRKVKRELTKAEVLAVTNRLGSLNSQLPIPKGVDPYKVRPQRAR, encoded by the coding sequence ATGGCACGAGAGTCAAAACGCGCAAAATCTTCGAAGGAACCTGGCCGCCTCAAGCAGATGTGGCAAGTCTTCCAGATGACGCGCCGCTACGATTCGATGGCGCAATGGTGGATGCTGCTTGGCCTGGTGATCGGCGTGGCTGCCGGAGTGCTGCTCGGGGTATTCCTCGCGGGCGGCAACGTCTTCATGATGATCATGTGGATTCTCTCCGGCCTGTTGGCGGGACTGCTCTCGGCCATGATCATTCTTGGTCGGCGTGCAGAGAAAGCCGCATATAGCCAGATCAGCGGTCAGGCGGGCGCCGTTGGCGCCGTGTTCAAGAGTTCGCTTCCCCGTGGCTGGGCTGGCAGCGAAATGCCCGTGAACGTGAACGGTCGAACGCAAGACGCCATTTACCGAGCGGTCGGGCGCGGCGGCGTTGCGCTTGTTGCCGAAGGACCAGAATCACGCACCAAGCGCATGCTCGATGATGAGCGTCGCAAGGTGAAGCGTGTTCTTCCAAACGTTCCCATCTCGGTATTCCAGGTCGGTCCAGATGAGGGATCGATTCCGTTGTACAGGCTTTCGAAGTCGATGCGCAAGGTCAAGCGTGAGCTGACGAAGGCAGAGGTTCTCGCCGTGACGAATCGGCTGGGCTCTCTGAACAGCCAGCTGCCTATTCCAAAGGGCGTTGACCCGTACAAGGTGCGTCCGCAGCGCGCACGGTAG
- a CDS encoding RDD family protein, with protein MPSSNIPGQTFGDLAPSEYPGERLGLPREGHGSIARFGRRLLGVIIDWAIASVIVSGLAVAFPSLTAVAQHPATIPAVFALLHIVFIPTIGGSIGHRLCGMRLAPLSGGYIGFWRPIVRTILLCLVLPMLVWDSDQRGFHDKIAATVLLRG; from the coding sequence GTGCCATCTTCCAACATACCCGGTCAGACTTTCGGAGATCTTGCTCCGAGCGAATATCCCGGAGAACGGCTCGGTCTTCCTCGCGAGGGTCACGGCAGCATTGCCCGCTTCGGGCGGCGGCTGCTTGGCGTGATCATCGATTGGGCAATTGCCTCGGTGATCGTCTCTGGCCTGGCCGTGGCTTTCCCGTCCCTGACCGCCGTTGCGCAGCATCCCGCGACGATTCCTGCCGTTTTCGCGTTGTTGCACATCGTCTTCATTCCGACGATCGGTGGGAGCATCGGCCACCGACTGTGCGGCATGCGACTGGCTCCGCTCTCCGGCGGGTATATCGGATTCTGGCGGCCGATCGTGCGAACGATTCTTCTCTGCCTCGTTCTTCCGATGCTTGTCTGGGACTCAGACCAGCGTGGCTTTCACGACAAGATCGCCGCAACGGTGCTTCTTCGGGGTTGA
- the glnA gene encoding type I glutamate--ammonia ligase produces the protein MFSTPSEVLEFITDTDVKFVDIRFTDLPGVQQHFNIPASTVDEEFFTVGQLFDGSSIRGFASIHESDMQLIPDVTTAYVDPFRRERTLILIFDIYNPRTGEIYSKDPRQVAKKAEKYLTSTGIADTAFFAPEAEFYIFDDVRYSVTENSAFHSVDSSEGAWNSGREEVGGNLANKTPFKGGYFPVSPVDQHADLRDDICIKLTDVGLELERSHHEVGTAGQGEINYRFDTMVHSADDILKFKYIVKNTATQWGKTATFMPKPLYGDNGSGMHTHQSLWNGGTPLFYDENGYGGLSDVARWYIGGLLAHAPAVLAFTNPTVNSYHRLVPGFEAPVNLVYSAGNRSASIRIPITGTNAKAKRIEFRAPDASGNPYLAFAAQLMAGLDGIKNRIEPMEPIDKDLYELPPEEAKGIPQVPASLGAALEALEADHDFLLEGGVFTRELIDTWIDYKREYELKPLALRPHPYEFELYYGV, from the coding sequence ATGTTCAGTACCCCCTCGGAAGTTCTCGAATTCATCACGGATACCGACGTCAAGTTCGTCGACATCCGTTTCACGGACCTCCCGGGGGTGCAGCAGCACTTCAACATTCCGGCGTCCACTGTTGACGAGGAATTCTTCACCGTGGGCCAACTGTTCGACGGCTCGTCGATTCGTGGTTTCGCAAGCATCCATGAATCTGACATGCAGCTCATCCCTGACGTCACCACCGCGTATGTCGATCCGTTCCGTCGCGAGCGGACTCTCATTCTGATCTTTGACATCTACAATCCGCGCACCGGCGAGATCTATTCGAAAGACCCGCGTCAGGTCGCGAAGAAGGCAGAAAAGTACCTGACGTCAACGGGCATCGCAGACACGGCGTTCTTTGCCCCGGAGGCAGAGTTCTACATCTTCGACGACGTTCGCTACTCCGTGACCGAGAATTCAGCGTTCCACAGCGTCGATTCCAGCGAAGGCGCATGGAACTCCGGGCGCGAGGAAGTCGGCGGAAACCTGGCAAACAAGACGCCATTCAAGGGCGGGTACTTTCCGGTCAGCCCCGTTGACCAGCATGCAGACCTGCGCGACGACATCTGCATTAAGCTCACAGACGTCGGTCTCGAGCTCGAACGAAGCCACCACGAGGTGGGGACAGCAGGCCAGGGCGAGATCAACTACCGCTTCGACACGATGGTGCACTCAGCAGACGACATTCTGAAGTTCAAGTACATCGTCAAGAACACCGCAACGCAGTGGGGCAAGACGGCGACGTTCATGCCGAAGCCGCTCTATGGCGACAACGGCTCGGGCATGCACACGCATCAGTCGCTCTGGAACGGCGGCACCCCGCTGTTCTATGACGAGAACGGGTATGGAGGGCTCTCGGATGTTGCTCGCTGGTACATCGGCGGCCTGCTCGCTCACGCCCCGGCCGTGCTGGCATTCACGAACCCGACTGTGAATTCCTACCACCGCCTCGTCCCCGGCTTCGAAGCGCCCGTGAACCTCGTGTATTCGGCGGGGAACCGATCGGCATCCATTCGCATTCCCATTACGGGAACGAACGCCAAGGCGAAGCGAATTGAGTTTCGTGCTCCGGATGCGTCGGGCAACCCCTATCTTGCCTTTGCCGCTCAGCTCATGGCCGGGCTCGACGGCATCAAGAACCGCATTGAGCCGATGGAACCGATTGACAAAGACCTCTACGAACTGCCACCGGAAGAGGCGAAGGGCATCCCCCAGGTTCCGGCATCGCTCGGGGCTGCTCTCGAAGCTCTCGAAGCCGACCACGACTTCCTTCTCGAAGGTGGCGTGTTCACACGCGAGCTCATTGACACGTGGATCGACTACAAGCGAGAGTACGAGCTGAAGCCTCTTGCGCTGCGGCCGCACCCCTACGAGTTCGAGCTGTACTACGGCGTATAG